From Acidipropionibacterium acidipropionici, one genomic window encodes:
- a CDS encoding CsbD family protein: MSDEQSPFDKIAGKAKQAAGKVSGDKDLEAEGKVQETEGKLREVAEDAKATLGAVADRVKGSVDEQKD; this comes from the coding sequence ATGAGCGATGAGCAGAGCCCCTTCGACAAGATCGCAGGCAAGGCCAAGCAGGCCGCTGGCAAGGTGAGCGGCGACAAGGATCTTGAGGCCGAGGGCAAGGTGCAGGAGACCGAGGGCAAGCTGCGCGAGGTGGCCGAGGACGCCAAGGCCACCCTCGGCGCGGTCGCGGACCGGGTCAAGGGCTCGGTCGACGAGCAGAAGGACTGA